In Mangrovivirga cuniculi, the following proteins share a genomic window:
- the secG gene encoding preprotein translocase subunit SecG codes for MYILILSLIIVAAVLLVLVILAQNSKGGGLSSTFGQANQMMGVKKTTDLLEKTTWALLVFIVALALVSAQFIDKGGDTVKSTNVEAVQEEAAPAVIPQNDELTSPAELESDTVQ; via the coding sequence ATGTATATTTTAATTCTTTCTTTAATTATTGTCGCAGCAGTATTGTTGGTGTTGGTTATCTTGGCTCAAAATTCTAAAGGTGGTGGTTTATCATCTACATTCGGACAGGCTAATCAAATGATGGGTGTTAAAAAGACAACTGACCTTCTTGAGAAAACGACCTGGGCTCTATTAGTATTTATAGTTGCTTTGGCTTTAGTAAGTGCTCAATTCATTGATAAAGGCGGTGACACGGTAAAAAGTACGAATGTTGAAGCGGTACAGGAAGAGGCAGCTCCGGCAGTCATTCCTCAGAACGATGAATTGACTTCTCCTGCGGAACTTGAATCAGATACAGTTCAATAA